Proteins co-encoded in one Coregonus clupeaformis isolate EN_2021a chromosome 17, ASM2061545v1, whole genome shotgun sequence genomic window:
- the LOC121585931 gene encoding transcription initiation factor TFIID subunit 12 gives MTQYQPQSNRSNFFTVKTEASSTPPLATSMANSSAAAPGKVMGTPGPAGRISPEGSQVLSKKKLQDLVREIDPNEQLDEDVEEMLLQIADDFIDSVVTAACQLARHRKSNTLEVKDVQLHLERQWNMWIPGYGSDEIRPYKKACTTEAHKQRMALIRKTTKK, from the exons ATGACCCAGTACCAACCACAGTCCAACCGCTCCAACTTCTTCACCGTGAAAACAGAGGCCTCCTCAACACCACCTCTCGCCACCAGCATGGCCAATAGCAGCGCCGCCGCCCCTGGGAAGGTGATGGGCACACCTGGCCCTGCCGGCAGAATCAGCCCAGAAGGAAGTCAG GTGTTGAGTAAAAAGAAGCTGCAGGACCTAGTAAGAGAGATTGACCCCAATGAGCAGCTCGATGAGGATGTGGAGGAG ATGCTGCTGCAGATTGCAGATGACTTCATTGACAGTGTGGTGACGGCTGCCTGTCAGCTGGCCCGCCATCGCAAGTCCAACACCTTAGAAGTGAAGGACGTCCAGCTACACCTGG AGCGCCAATGGAACATGTGGATTCCTGGCTATGGTTCAGATGAGATTCGGCCATATAAGAAGGCTTGTACCACAGAGGCCCACAAACAG